A stretch of the Phyllopteryx taeniolatus isolate TA_2022b chromosome 5, UOR_Ptae_1.2, whole genome shotgun sequence genome encodes the following:
- the irak4 gene encoding interleukin-1 receptor-associated kinase 4 isoform X4, with protein MSKEVFSIETPCVSPAAEPNSTHPTLPTLKMVQTEMTLAPVADERQTPIQLKNGEPDHAQGFTSFSYNELMEITGNFDERPMSDGGCQLGEGGFGTVFKGFLRDKPVAVKKLNPIDDVFSDELQIQFNQEVQTLTVLKHENLVDMVGYSCDGQYPCLVYAFMANGSLLDRLACFEGSPPLSWVQRCLIAGGTARGVEYLHSNHHVHRDIKSANILLDENFVAKISDFGLTRASAKRTATTMITERIVGTCAYMAPEALRGEITPKSDVFSFGVVLLEILSGLSPADENREPQLLMDMRHDIDDEDEDLTLEAFVDKSMSDWDMSQVDGVYSLAGSCLHERKNRRPLITQVLSKLNGVIKNISLESCA; from the exons AAGAGGTATTCTCTATAGAGACACCATGTGTGTCTCCTGCAGCAGAACCCAACAGCACACATCCAACTTTGCCGACTTTGAAGATGGTTCAGACAGAGATGACGTTAGCGCCTGTTGCCGATGAGCGTCAGACTCCAATCCAGCTGAAGAATGGTGAACCAGACCACGCACAAG GTTTCACCAGTTTCTCATACAATGAGCTGATGGAAATTACCGGAAACTTTGACGAACGCCCCATGTCCGACGGCGGCTGCCAGCTCGGAGAAGGAGGCTTTGGGACCGTCTTCAAAGGTTTCCTGCGGGACAAACCCGTGGCAGTTAAAAAACTCAACCCG ATTGATGACGTCTTTTCTGATGAGCTGCAAATTCAGTTTAACCAGGAGGTCCAAACGTTGACAGT GTTGAAACATGAGAACCTGGTGGACATGGTGGGCTACTCATGTGATGGACAGTACCCATGTTTGGTTTATGCCTTCATGGCGAATGGATCCTTGCTGGACAGACTGGCTTGCTTT gaAGGAAGTCCTCCACTGTCCTGGGTACAGAGGTGCTTGATAGCTGGCGGCACAGCAAGAGGTGTGGAGTATTTGCACAGCAACCATCATGTCCACAGAGATATAAAAAG tgcAAATATCCTGTTAGATGAAAATTTTGTGGCCAAAATCTCAGACTTTGGCCTGACAAGAGCCTCAGCCAAACGGACGGCAACAACCATGATAACAGAAAGGATCGTCGGTACCTGCGCATACATGGCACCCGAGGCGCTGAGGGGGGAGATCACACCGAAATCAGATGTCTTCAGCTTTGGAGTG GTGCTGTTAGAAATATTGTCCGGACTCTCTCCAGCAGATGAAAACCGTGAGCCGCAGCTTTTG ATGGACATGAGGCATGACATCGATGACGAAGATGAGGACCTCACTCTGGAGGCCTTTGTAGACAAGAGCATGAGCGACTGGGACATGAGCCAGGTGGATGGCGTGTACTCTTTGGCTGGCAGCTGTCTCCACGAGAGGAAGAACAGACGGCCGCTTATCACGCAG